tgttcaaaataaaattgatgaagaaattgatcGAACTAGAAATTATCAAGATATAAATCCGGATTTGACTGACCTTCATTTCTTATTCAGTTTAAATGACAGCAATAACTATAAGGAAGCAGAAGAAAATACATCTTCAAACAAAGAAAACGGGAATTGTGCAAATTTAGACGTTAATGATGGGCTATTAACGGCGAATAAGCATAAGATAACGAAAAAAGGAGAATAAATCCATTCTATAGGCCCTctttgaagataaagaaactTCTCacgaaaaagaaaatatataaggGAGAATGTAACagagataataatacaacaaCGCCATTGGGAGAACTGAATAGAAATACAACCCTCTCTATAGCAGCTAAACAGGAAACTGaacaatgaaaaaaaaagaatgaaGGAGTTTTGTCAACGTGAGAATAATGTCAATTTTTTACTTCTAAGATCCCAAATGATCCTATTGTACATATATAACGAACATTAAACGCAAcacatttttcttttcctatATAGATCtagaatatttcaatttagcaaaaaaaaaaacttgTTTTCtataagaaaacaaaaaatagcgaaattatatatacatatatatatatatacatgCACGTGTATTACTGTAGATTATGGAAAAGTTAGATGTTAAACTTGGATAAAATGAAGAGACAAgcaataaaaaattaggGAATTGAAGTCTAGTGATTgatctattttttttccgggatttcttctaatttagGAGTCTTTGATATCTTAGTggtatcatcatcattattcttttcttctttctcaATATCTTCCTTGTCAGTAGAAGGAGTCTGTGcaattttattcttcttatctaaatttctctttattcttttcattttcttttgataaCTATAAGAATCGACTTCTCCGAACCCATATAATGGTTTAAAACTATCCAAGACCCCACAATCTTCGAACAAATTGGGGAAAATCCAAAATCCACCTGTTTTTTTACtaacaaacaacaaagacATAACATATAGTATCAATCTTAAGACAGCAATGACCAATAATGCGACAATTAAACCAAGTGACCCCATGGAAACATAATAAGATGAACGTCTCATTGACCTTGGCCATAATGGATAACAAACTAATGCTAATAAGATAGCAATGACAGCGATAACGATTACATAGTCGGTGAATGATTTTGGATTATAATTCCAGACGTAATATTCATTTGGAGATAAAGTAGCCTTATTGGATAAGACTAAATTTGGATAATCTTTATTTGGTTTCAGTCCATTTGCTTTACATTCATGGTTATGCAATTTTGTAGCAGGCACTACTAATTGGGATTTAATTAAAAGGATGAAAACAGTACGGGCATCTTCTGAGGATGTCACGGGAGGGTATAAATCTGGTTGGTTcgatgatttttttttgtattctGGAGATTCTAAAGCTCTAACAAATCTTTTATAACGGAAAAAATCAACAGTTCTGGATTGAAATAAACCTTGTCtttgtttcaattccttGTGGTGACGTAATAGTTTGGCGATGGCCAAAGTACTAGCAGGGTTTAATTCAGACATATCTTTTCTACTTTATCGAGTGAAGAAACactaaaatattcaaatgaGAGAATGGTTGCGTATTTCCTTTGCAATATATAGTCAATCGAAAAGTACCTCTATAAATGCAATTGGTTTCTATTAAAATTGAGTAACAATTGTATCgtagtaataatatgtATTCTGATAGTCGCACGCTGTTCTTAGTTCCTTTTACTGTAACCAAACGACACTCTGCATCAATTCCAGTTTAGGCGCGCATAGTACGTAAATGGCctctttcatcatcatcatcacgGACGGACTGTTGACAAGAAacataaaataaagttacATATTTTCGTAGTGTAGTATAATTAATCTGAGTGATGGAGGTGGTTAACAACAAGAATTTATAGAGCaaatatgtatgtatatacaTTATTACTTGCTGCAAGAGTGGgagtatttttttgttactTCCTTAAAAGTTCATCATTCAGCTCCTCTCTCTCCAATTTGTCCCCGTCGGTCGAGTAGGGCTGCAGATTATATCCGAAACGAGTCGCCCAGTTCATCTCTTATTCTTCAAATCAACGTCGACAAATACCAATAAAATTCTATCATGTATAGTTTCAAGTTAATTTTTGACCACATCCTTTATTGCACTCTTCTAGTGTTAGTGTTTGTTGGAATCAATTGAGTATAGTAGACCGAACTGTCACTGTCATCCTAGCTCTGACAGTAAACGCAGcgaaattgaattgaaaaatcgTCATTGACGGAAGGTATTGTTGGCCGATATTGCACTC
The Naumovozyma dairenensis CBS 421 chromosome 5, complete genome DNA segment above includes these coding regions:
- the SEC62 gene encoding Sec63 complex subunit SEC62 (similar to Saccharomyces cerevisiae SEC62 (YPL094C); ancestral locus Anc_8.572); this translates as MSELNPASTLAIAKLLRHHKELKQRQGLFQSRTVDFFRYKRFVRALESPEYKKKSSNQPDLYPPVTSSEDARTVFILLIKSQLVVPATKLHNHECKANGLKPNKDYPNLVLSNKATLSPNEYYVWNYNPKSFTDYVIVIAVIAILLALVCYPLWPRSMRRSSYYVSMGSLGLIVALLVIAVLRLILYVMSLLFVSKKTGGFWIFPNLFEDCGVLDSFKPLYGFGEVDSYSYQKKMKRIKRNLDKKNKIAQTPSTDKEDIEKEEKNNDDDTTKISKTPKLEEIPEKK